A stretch of Pseudomonas sp. 7SR1 DNA encodes these proteins:
- the tusD gene encoding sulfurtransferase complex subunit TusD, with protein sequence MKFAIALFSAAHAPSSRRALLFAQAALAGGHEIVRLFFYQDGVHNADSGVVTPQDEQDLPRQWRAFVSDNRLDGVVCIAAALRRGVLDEDEARRYQRSAVSVEAPWALSGLGQLHDAIQDADRLICFGGA encoded by the coding sequence ATGAAGTTCGCCATCGCGCTGTTTTCCGCCGCCCACGCCCCCTCCTCGCGCCGCGCCTTGCTGTTCGCCCAGGCCGCGCTGGCCGGCGGGCACGAGATCGTGCGGCTGTTTTTCTATCAGGACGGCGTCCATAACGCCGACAGCGGCGTGGTCACGCCACAGGACGAACAGGACTTGCCCCGGCAATGGCGCGCCTTCGTCAGCGATAACCGACTCGACGGCGTGGTGTGCATCGCCGCGGCATTGCGCCGTGGCGTGCTGGACGAAGACGAAGCCCGGCGCTACCAGCGTTCGGCGGTCAGCGTCGAGGCGCCTTGGGCCTTGTCCGGGTTGGGCCAGTTGCACGATGCGATCCAGGATGCCGACCGTTTGATCTGCTTTGGAGGCGCGTGA
- a CDS encoding DUF6388 family protein translates to MAASEEQHERALDRFLDERPELRVELDNLNPLLAQAKGETPAQYRAERLHEAFEAEAERLGLFAWELTLQLTAASPQDYQVQRLEVHKEVAEMAGMDWEEYCELHGLEQ, encoded by the coding sequence ATGGCGGCAAGCGAAGAGCAACATGAACGGGCCTTGGACAGATTCCTCGATGAGCGTCCCGAACTGCGTGTGGAACTGGATAACCTCAACCCGCTGCTGGCCCAGGCCAAGGGCGAGACACCGGCGCAGTACCGTGCCGAGCGGCTGCATGAAGCGTTCGAAGCCGAGGCCGAGCGCCTGGGCCTGTTCGCTTGGGAACTGACCCTGCAACTGACCGCCGCCTCACCCCAGGACTACCAGGTGCAGCGCCTGGAAGTGCATAAGGAAGTGGCGGAAATGGCAGGAATGGACTGGGAAGAATATTGCGAGCTGCATGGCCTCGAGCAGTAG
- a CDS encoding GNAT family N-acetyltransferase: MTLRIERTDTPTAEEREAILAPLRSYNVSQAGDGASQLVAWLVRDEQSDEILGGLYGRLFYRWLFIELLSVPQEARGQGLGSELMQLAETLAREQDCIGIWLDTFDFQAPTFYRKLGFTACGQIDDYPPGHTRFFFQKRLLPAD; the protein is encoded by the coding sequence ATGACGCTGCGAATCGAACGTACGGACACCCCCACCGCTGAAGAACGCGAGGCCATCCTGGCGCCGCTGCGCAGCTACAACGTCTCCCAGGCCGGCGACGGCGCATCGCAACTGGTGGCATGGCTGGTGCGGGACGAGCAAAGCGATGAGATCCTGGGCGGCCTCTACGGGCGCCTGTTCTATCGCTGGCTGTTCATCGAATTGTTGTCGGTGCCGCAAGAGGCTCGGGGACAAGGCCTGGGCAGTGAACTGATGCAGTTGGCCGAAACCCTGGCGAGGGAGCAGGATTGCATCGGTATCTGGCTGGACACCTTCGATTTCCAGGCGCCGACGTTCTATCGCAAGCTCGGTTTCACCGCCTGCGGACAGATCGACGACTACCCACCGGGTCACACGCGTTTCTTTTTCCAGAAACGCCTGCTTCCCGCCGATTGA
- the ggt gene encoding gamma-glutamyltransferase, protein MKFQSFARILVATSLTLSGLPAQSASQAPVAAENGMVVTAQHLATHVGVDVLKKGGNAVDAAVAVGYALAVVYPAAGNLGGGGFMTLQLADGRKTFLDFREKAPLAATADMYLDKDGNVIPELSTRGHLAVGVPGTVSGMELALQKYGSMSRAELMAPAIRLADEGFTLEQGDVELLETATDLFRKDMRDSGAIFLHNGEPMQVGQKLVQKDLARTLREISAKGADGFYKGWVADALVTSSQANKGIITQADLDKYKTRELAPVECDYRGYHIISAPPPSSGGVVLCQIMNILDGYPMKELGFHSAQGMHYQIEAMRHAYVDRNSYLGDPDFVQNPIDHLLDKNYAAKLRAAIEPQKAGDSQKIKPGVAPHEGSNTTHYSIVDRWGNAVSVTYTLNDWFGAGVMASKTGVILNDEMDDFTAKVGVPNMYGLVQGEANAIAPGKAPLSSMSPTIVTKDGKTVMVVGTPGGSRIITATLLTILNVIDYGMNLQEAVDAPRFHQQWMPEETNLETFAASPDTQKILESWGHKFAGPQDPNHIAAILVGAPSLGGKPVGKNRFYGANDPRRNTGLSLGY, encoded by the coding sequence ATGAAGTTCCAATCCTTTGCCCGGATCCTTGTCGCCACCTCCCTGACTTTGAGCGGCTTGCCTGCGCAATCCGCGTCCCAGGCCCCCGTCGCCGCCGAAAATGGCATGGTGGTCACCGCCCAGCACCTGGCGACCCATGTCGGCGTCGATGTGCTCAAGAAAGGTGGCAATGCCGTGGATGCGGCGGTGGCGGTGGGGTATGCCCTGGCGGTGGTGTATCCGGCGGCCGGTAACCTGGGCGGCGGTGGGTTCATGACCCTGCAACTGGCCGATGGGCGCAAGACGTTCCTGGATTTTCGCGAGAAAGCCCCGTTGGCCGCCACCGCCGACATGTACCTGGACAAGGACGGTAACGTCATCCCCGAACTCAGCACCCGCGGGCACCTGGCGGTGGGTGTGCCCGGCACGGTTTCCGGCATGGAACTGGCCCTGCAGAAATACGGCAGCATGTCTCGGGCGGAGCTGATGGCGCCGGCCATCCGTCTGGCCGATGAAGGTTTCACCCTGGAGCAGGGCGATGTGGAACTGCTGGAGACCGCCACCGATCTGTTCAGGAAGGACATGCGCGACTCCGGCGCGATCTTCCTGCATAACGGCGAGCCGATGCAGGTCGGCCAGAAGCTGGTGCAAAAGGACCTCGCCAGGACCCTGCGGGAAATCTCGGCCAAGGGCGCCGACGGCTTCTATAAAGGCTGGGTCGCCGACGCCCTCGTGACGTCCAGCCAGGCCAACAAAGGCATCATCACCCAGGCCGACCTGGACAAGTACAAGACCCGAGAACTGGCCCCGGTGGAGTGTGACTATCGCGGCTACCACATCATCTCGGCGCCACCGCCCAGTTCCGGCGGCGTGGTGCTGTGCCAGATCATGAACATCCTCGATGGCTATCCCATGAAGGAGCTGGGCTTCCATTCGGCCCAGGGCATGCATTACCAGATCGAAGCCATGCGTCACGCCTACGTGGACCGCAACAGCTACCTGGGCGACCCGGACTTCGTGCAGAACCCCATCGACCATCTGCTGGACAAGAACTACGCCGCCAAGCTGCGGGCCGCCATCGAACCGCAGAAGGCCGGTGACTCACAGAAGATCAAGCCCGGCGTGGCGCCCCACGAAGGCAGTAACACCACCCACTATTCGATCGTCGATCGGTGGGGCAACGCGGTTTCGGTCACCTATACCCTCAACGACTGGTTCGGTGCCGGAGTCATGGCGAGCAAGACCGGGGTGATCCTCAACGATGAGATGGATGACTTCACCGCCAAGGTCGGGGTACCCAACATGTACGGCCTGGTGCAGGGAGAAGCCAACGCCATCGCACCGGGCAAGGCTCCGCTGTCGTCCATGAGCCCGACCATCGTCACCAAGGACGGCAAGACTGTCATGGTGGTGGGCACGCCCGGTGGCAGCCGTATCATCACCGCGACCTTGCTGACGATCCTCAATGTCATCGACTACGGCATGAATCTGCAGGAAGCGGTGGATGCGCCGCGCTTCCATCAACAGTGGATGCCGGAAGAAACCAACCTGGAAACCTTCGCCGCCAGCCCCGACACGCAGAAGATCCTCGAAAGCTGGGGGCACAAGTTCGCAGGGCCCCAGGACCCGAACCATATCGCCGCGATCCTGGTGGGCGCCCCGTCGCTGGGAGGCAAGCCGGTGGGCAAGAATCGTTTCTACGGCGCCAACGATCCACGCCGCAATACAGGGCTGTCCCTGGGCTATTGA
- a CDS encoding cysteine hydrolase family protein → MNTALLIIDVQSGLCAGQEECFGSERLVRTINELSARARALGLPVILVQHEELDGSLTYGSAAWQLADGLVTGADDLRVRKTAADAFYQTDLLALLQARGIDRVVICGLQTDYCINATVRQAHALGYEVVLAADAHSTVDNGSMAAEQIIADHNHRLGRLSSAVSRIDVVPVAEVRL, encoded by the coding sequence ATGAACACGGCATTGCTGATCATCGACGTCCAGAGCGGGTTGTGTGCCGGCCAAGAAGAGTGCTTCGGCAGTGAACGCCTGGTCCGGACCATCAACGAGCTCAGTGCCAGGGCCCGGGCCCTCGGCTTGCCGGTGATCCTGGTCCAGCATGAAGAACTGGACGGCTCACTGACCTACGGCAGTGCCGCCTGGCAACTGGCCGATGGGCTGGTCACCGGCGCGGACGACCTGCGGGTGCGCAAGACCGCTGCGGATGCGTTCTACCAGACCGATCTGCTGGCCCTGTTGCAGGCCCGGGGCATCGATCGCGTGGTGATTTGCGGGCTGCAGACCGACTACTGCATCAATGCCACGGTGCGCCAGGCGCATGCCCTGGGATACGAGGTGGTCCTGGCCGCCGACGCCCATTCGACGGTGGATAACGGCAGCATGGCGGCCGAACAGATCATCGCCGATCACAACCATCGGCTGGGGCGGCTAAGCAGCGCGGTATCGCGGATCGACGTAGTACCGGTCGCTGAGGTGCGCCTGTAG
- a CDS encoding CAP domain-containing protein yields MRHSVLSRRFASLCLPFLLPLSASPAHARGEGQLVNAINDYRSQSHRCEWRTMRAAPPLVLRAKLALPIGFRGGLRETLMDEGYQARTVRSIRLTDARDADEAFEILAEEHCSALLDSQYADIGINRIGDEWRVVLAQPLGGARMSDEAPADKSLLAQVNAARAKPRMCGRQRFAAARPLSWNAALGTAAEGHSRAMARGNYFSHRDPDGRSTSDRAKSAGFRGRKLGENIAAGQRTPSQAMRDWLASPGHCANLMNPMFTQVGAASASNSRSDAGVYWTMVFGAP; encoded by the coding sequence ATGCGCCACTCGGTTCTCTCTCGCCGTTTTGCCTCGCTGTGTCTCCCGTTCCTGCTTCCTCTGTCCGCCAGCCCGGCCCATGCCCGGGGTGAAGGGCAACTGGTGAACGCCATCAATGACTACCGCAGCCAGTCCCATCGATGCGAATGGCGAACGATGCGCGCCGCCCCGCCCCTGGTGTTGCGTGCCAAGCTGGCCTTGCCGATCGGCTTTCGGGGCGGTCTGCGCGAAACCCTGATGGACGAAGGCTACCAGGCCCGGACCGTGCGCAGCATCCGCCTGACCGACGCACGGGATGCCGACGAAGCGTTCGAGATACTGGCGGAAGAACATTGCTCGGCGCTACTGGACAGCCAGTACGCGGACATTGGCATCAATCGGATCGGGGATGAATGGCGCGTGGTATTGGCGCAGCCCTTGGGCGGTGCGCGCATGAGTGACGAGGCGCCGGCGGACAAATCACTGCTGGCCCAGGTCAATGCCGCCAGGGCCAAGCCCCGGATGTGTGGTCGCCAGCGCTTCGCGGCGGCTCGACCGTTGAGCTGGAATGCCGCGCTGGGCACCGCTGCCGAAGGTCACAGCCGGGCCATGGCGCGTGGCAACTACTTCTCCCACCGCGACCCCGATGGCCGCTCCACCTCCGACCGGGCCAAGAGCGCCGGCTTTCGTGGGCGCAAACTCGGCGAGAACATCGCCGCCGGCCAACGCACGCCGAGCCAGGCCATGCGCGACTGGCTCGCCAGCCCCGGGCATTGCGCCAACTTGATGAACCCGATGTTCACCCAGGTCGGCGCGGCCTCCGCCAGCAACTCGCGCAGCGATGCGGGGGTCTACTGGACCATGGTCTTCGGCGCGCCCTGA
- a CDS encoding EamA family transporter, giving the protein MGCAFAGNHVAARAAFDDGAGVLLAILLRSGGTLLVLATIVLWQRQSLRLPVGAWRWQLVLGLLIAAQSLCLYSAVARVPVALALLVGNLFPILLALLTWALGGPRPTARTAALMGMILVGLVFVLEVPSRLSSQADVGPQWLLGVGLAFCAACVFACALWITDHKLSQVRGSVRSLLTIFIVFSSVNLAGLTGALPGGLDLPATHVGWLALATLVVLYGTGFIVLFMCVPRLDMPRNAPVMNIEPLATLLIGWLVLDQMLNPGQVLGGAIVVTGIVLLTWRKAERIKAPMAEAAK; this is encoded by the coding sequence ATGGGCTGCGCCTTCGCCGGCAACCATGTCGCGGCGCGGGCGGCTTTCGATGACGGTGCCGGGGTGTTGCTGGCGATCCTGCTGCGCTCGGGCGGGACGCTGTTGGTACTGGCAACCATCGTTCTGTGGCAACGGCAGAGCTTGCGCCTGCCGGTCGGCGCATGGCGCTGGCAACTGGTCCTCGGCCTGTTGATCGCTGCCCAGAGCCTTTGCCTGTATTCAGCCGTGGCGCGAGTGCCGGTGGCGCTGGCGCTGTTGGTGGGCAACCTGTTTCCGATCCTGCTGGCCCTGTTGACCTGGGCCCTTGGCGGCCCCCGCCCCACCGCCCGGACGGCGGCCTTGATGGGCATGATCCTGGTCGGCCTGGTGTTCGTGCTGGAGGTGCCGTCGCGATTGTCGTCCCAGGCGGATGTCGGCCCGCAATGGCTGCTGGGCGTCGGCCTGGCATTCTGCGCCGCGTGCGTCTTCGCGTGTGCGTTGTGGATCACCGATCACAAGCTGTCCCAGGTGCGCGGCTCGGTGCGCAGCCTGCTGACGATTTTCATCGTGTTCAGCAGCGTCAACCTGGCCGGCCTGACGGGCGCCCTGCCCGGCGGCCTCGACCTGCCCGCGACCCATGTGGGCTGGTTGGCCCTGGCCACGCTGGTGGTGCTCTATGGCACAGGGTTCATCGTGCTGTTCATGTGCGTGCCGCGCCTGGACATGCCGCGCAATGCGCCGGTGATGAACATCGAACCGCTGGCGACCCTGCTCATCGGCTGGCTGGTGCTGGACCAGATGCTCAATCCCGGCCAGGTGCTCGGCGGCGCGATCGTGGTGACAGGCATCGTGTTGCTGACCTGGCGCAAGGCCGAGCGGATCAAGGCGCCGATGGCCGAAGCAGCGAAGTGA
- a CDS encoding sensor histidine kinase — MRLADFIEHNIEPILQAWEDFARTITPASIGMDSVALRDHAEQMLRAIAIDLRTAQTTEEQIAKSHGDAPATDVETAAETHAVIRQSSGFTVEQMVSEYRALRTSVLMLWMPQAPLQQEQAMSDVIRFNEAVDQALAESVVSYSGAVDAARNMFLGILGHDLRSPLGAILLGSEVLLRAGDLPAKATKISSRIYTSVKRANKIVGDLLDFTRTQLGAGIPVQRFRGDLVAACEGMVEEARAYHPESTILFEPRGALDGMFDPARMEQVFSNLIGNAVQHGTEGAPITVSLSREGDEGVIAINNQGKIIEKDALASIFNPLVRQLRSGDMQYGPTAGLGLGLHIASAIVSAHQGTIEVHSQARAGTTFTVRIPLSQA, encoded by the coding sequence ATGCGCCTGGCCGATTTCATCGAGCACAATATCGAACCGATCCTCCAGGCTTGGGAAGATTTCGCCAGGACCATAACGCCGGCTTCGATCGGCATGGATTCGGTGGCACTGCGCGACCATGCCGAGCAAATGTTGCGGGCCATCGCCATTGACTTGCGCACCGCCCAGACCACCGAGGAGCAGATCGCCAAATCCCACGGCGACGCCCCGGCGACGGATGTCGAAACCGCGGCCGAAACCCACGCCGTCATTCGCCAGTCCTCCGGTTTCACCGTGGAACAGATGGTCTCGGAATACCGTGCGCTACGCACCAGTGTGTTGATGCTGTGGATGCCGCAGGCCCCGTTGCAGCAAGAGCAGGCGATGTCCGATGTGATTCGCTTCAACGAGGCCGTGGACCAGGCCTTGGCGGAGTCCGTCGTGAGCTACTCGGGGGCGGTGGATGCGGCGCGCAATATGTTTCTCGGGATCCTCGGGCATGATCTGCGCAGCCCGTTGGGTGCCATCCTGCTGGGCTCTGAAGTGCTCCTGCGCGCGGGCGACCTGCCTGCCAAGGCCACCAAGATTTCTTCGCGCATCTACACCAGTGTCAAGCGTGCCAACAAGATCGTCGGCGATCTGCTGGATTTCACCCGCACCCAGCTGGGGGCCGGCATACCGGTGCAGCGCTTCAGGGGAGACCTGGTCGCGGCGTGCGAAGGCATGGTGGAGGAGGCGCGCGCCTACCATCCGGAAAGCACCATCCTCTTCGAACCGCGTGGTGCCCTCGACGGGATGTTCGACCCGGCGCGAATGGAGCAGGTGTTCTCCAACCTGATCGGCAATGCCGTGCAGCATGGGACAGAAGGCGCACCGATCACGGTTTCCCTGAGCCGGGAAGGGGATGAAGGGGTCATTGCGATCAATAACCAAGGCAAGATCATTGAAAAAGATGCCCTTGCCAGCATTTTCAATCCCCTGGTCCGTCAACTGCGCAGCGGTGACATGCAATACGGACCCACGGCTGGCCTGGGGCTGGGACTTCACATCGCCTCGGCGATCGTATCGGCCCACCAGGGCACTATCGAGGTACATTCCCAAGCGCGGGCCGGCACTACGTTCACTGTACGCATCCCGCTCAGCCAGGCTTGA
- a CDS encoding SMP-30/gluconolactonase/LRE family protein, whose protein sequence is MDPSQPSITDQQRRLFLKKSLVVSAAAATLGNLPGLTQAEPLSQRYPDPLVNVLDPSFMDLRIFNASVEKLATGLRWAEGPVWIGDGRYLLVSDIPNNRIMRWDEVTGSLSVYRENANFSNGMCRDRQGRLLVCEGSTTSSEGRRVTRTEHNGTITVLADSFDGKPFNSPNDIVCKRDGSVWFTDPPFQTGNNYEGHKVTPVQPHAVYRIDGETGKVSRVIDDLAGPNGLCFSPDEKILYVVEGRAKPNRLVWAITVKDDGTLGERRKHIEGLDYAAIDGLKCDESGNLWCGWGGNGDPRADLEKLDGVRVFDPQGKAIGHISLPERCPNVCFGGREGNRLFMAGSHSLYSLFVNTRGATFA, encoded by the coding sequence ATGGATCCTTCACAACCTTCAATCACCGATCAGCAGCGCCGGCTCTTCCTGAAAAAATCCCTGGTGGTCTCGGCCGCCGCCGCCACCCTGGGGAACCTGCCCGGGCTCACCCAGGCCGAGCCGTTGAGCCAACGGTATCCGGACCCCCTGGTGAATGTCCTGGACCCCAGCTTCATGGACCTGCGCATTTTCAACGCCAGTGTGGAAAAGCTCGCCACCGGCCTGCGCTGGGCGGAAGGGCCGGTATGGATCGGCGATGGTCGCTACCTGCTGGTCAGCGACATCCCCAACAATCGCATCATGCGCTGGGATGAGGTTACGGGCAGCCTGTCGGTGTATCGCGAGAACGCCAACTTCTCCAATGGCATGTGTCGCGATCGCCAGGGACGGCTGCTGGTGTGCGAAGGGTCCACTACATCCAGCGAAGGCCGGCGCGTCACCCGTACCGAGCACAACGGTACGATCACCGTGCTGGCGGACAGTTTCGACGGCAAGCCTTTCAACTCGCCCAACGACATCGTCTGCAAACGCGATGGCTCGGTTTGGTTCACCGACCCACCGTTCCAGACCGGCAATAACTATGAAGGGCACAAGGTCACTCCCGTCCAGCCTCATGCGGTCTATCGCATCGATGGCGAGACCGGCAAGGTCAGCCGGGTGATCGATGACTTGGCGGGCCCCAACGGCCTGTGCTTTTCCCCGGACGAAAAAATCCTCTACGTGGTCGAAGGCCGGGCCAAGCCCAACCGCCTGGTCTGGGCGATCACGGTCAAGGACGATGGCACCCTGGGGGAGCGCCGCAAGCATATCGAAGGCCTGGATTACGCGGCCATCGACGGACTCAAGTGCGACGAGAGCGGCAACCTCTGGTGCGGTTGGGGCGGTAACGGCGACCCCAGGGCCGACCTGGAGAAACTCGACGGCGTGCGGGTGTTCGATCCGCAAGGCAAGGCCATCGGGCATATTTCCCTGCCGGAGCGCTGCCCCAATGTGTGCTTCGGCGGACGTGAGGGCAACCGGCTGTTCATGGCTGGCAGCCACTCGCTGTACTCGCTGTTCGTGAACACCCGGGGTGCGACGTTCGCCTGA
- a CDS encoding DUF1850 domain-containing protein: protein MIGLCLGLSGAVWAQLELRDFTLAWDHTIEKIRWEEDYHITEEGLVLGEARVKGNGAGMEIPEGARLANGSWRFHRQLPPLQPLTLGRTPQAGDYQLCHAGHCQPMSHWLGPASQARPAVELWSCALQSATDR from the coding sequence TTGATTGGCCTATGCCTGGGACTCTCCGGCGCAGTCTGGGCGCAACTGGAGCTGCGCGACTTCACGCTGGCCTGGGATCACACCATCGAAAAGATCCGCTGGGAAGAGGACTATCACATCACCGAAGAAGGCCTGGTCCTGGGCGAGGCCAGGGTCAAGGGCAATGGGGCCGGCATGGAAATTCCCGAAGGTGCCCGGCTGGCAAATGGCAGTTGGCGCTTCCATCGCCAACTGCCACCGCTGCAACCGCTGACGCTGGGGCGCACGCCCCAAGCCGGTGACTACCAGCTGTGTCATGCCGGACACTGCCAGCCGATGAGCCATTGGCTGGGACCGGCTAGCCAGGCTCGACCGGCTGTGGAACTATGGAGCTGCGCGCTCCAGTCGGCGACCGATCGATGA